The window AGAACAGATAAAAAAGTAACTATAATTTCTTCTTTATCTGAAGTTTTTATTAAATCTTTAAATAGCAACCTTCCCTTTTTATCCAATTGGTTTTTGACATAATAAATTTTTTCTTCTATTGAAATAGTAGGCTTTTTATATATTGTATCTAATTTATTCTCCGTTTTTTCTTTTCTTATTTCCTTAACAACACTTGGTAAGAATTTCATAAGCATATCTATATTTAAATTTGACAAATCCATTTTTTCTTCTATATAGATTTCTTCTTTTTTTCTGTAAAATACACCTTCTCCTAAATACATTCTATCTTTTAAGTAATTTGATGCATTTTTAAAGTTTTTATATTCTATAAGCTGATGCATAAGCTCAGTTCTAGGATCTTCTTCTTCTTCATTTTTTTTATACAGCAAATATTTAGATTTAATTTCAAGAAGTCTACACGCCATTATTATAAAATCACTAGTTATTTCAAGGTCCATGCCTCCCATTTCATCTAAATAATCTAGATACTGCTTTGTTATTTCAAAAATAGATATATCATATATATCTATTTTGTGTTTTACTATTAGATCATATAACAGATCCATTGGGCCTTCGTAAAAATTTAAAGCTACATTATATCCCATATCAATCACCTTAAAGTATAATATTTATTAAATTGTTTATAACATTATATATAGGACTTGTGACTATCCTTATATTATCCGTAAACATCAATACTATTAATATAATACTGCCTATATACTCATATTTAAAATAATAATAATGCAATCTATTTGGAAGAATAGATAGTATTATCTTAGATCCATCTAAAGGAGGTATAGGTAATAAATTGAATACAGCAAATCCAATATTTATACTTACCGCACTTAAAATTATACTATTTAGTGCATACATATTTACATATCTAAGTTCATACTTGTATAAATATATACATATTATAGCAAGTATTATGTTGCATATAACTCCTGCTATTGAAACTAAAAAAAGTCCTATTCTTTTATGCTTAAACCTATTTGAATTAATAGGAACAGGTTTTGCCCATCCAAAATGTACAATAATTAGCATTAAAAATCCTATAGGATCTATATGCTTTAAAGGATTTAAAGAAAGCCTTCCACTTTTTTTAGCTGTGTCATCTCCTAATATATATGCTGCATATCCATGTCCAAATTCATGTATAGATATTGCCATTAATATACCGGGAAGAATTATTAAAAAATCAATCATATTTTCATTCTCCATTCTTATTCTACGATACTACTTATTATAACAAACTCACATATTTTTTGAAAGAAATTTAATTGTATAGATATGTTTTATGCTACTTTATATCTAAAGTAGCATAAAACATATATAGTTCATAATATAAAAAGAAGAATATTTTTATTTTACATATAATATAGAAAGGAGATTTTTTATGAAGGGTTTTTGTAGTGAATTAGCATGCCTACTCGAAAGTGAAGCATTCCAATGTTTTTTGAATTCAGATAAAATTAAATTAGCACAAGTCAACGCACTAACTTCGCTACTCATAAAAAATAATATCGATTTTGACTCTATATTCACCTCAAAAACTCGTAGAACACCAGCAACACTTACAATAACAGTAGTTGTAAATGAATGTACGAGAATCTCTAGAACATTTACATTTAGTTGTTGTGATTAATTTTGAATTTTTTTCATATCTTGCTAATTATCTAACATTATAAAATTCCTCCGAAAAGAAAAACTATTTATAGGAGGTGTATTTATGAAAAAAAATTCAAAGCCATTAGTTTATACTGTTGTAACAGTACTTGGTCTATCTACTTTTATGATGGGATGTACTAATGATCAAGCAGCTAGAAATGTAAATGATCGAAATGTAGGAATGGGATCACCTAATTATCAAACCACATATCCTAATACAGGATATGTAGGAAATCCAGATTCTCCAAATTATAATCCTAATCAGTATAGAGGATATGTAGGAGATACTAGAACTCCAAATTATAATCTTAATCAATATACAGGCTATGTAGGAAGTAACAGAAATCCAAAATATAACCCTAATCAATATACTGGATATGTAGGAAACACTAATAACCTAAATGATAATTATCAAAACAACATTAGTAAAAAGAGTGCTGGTTTAAATAATACAATTAGAAGCAAGTGTAATCAATTAAAAGGAGTTAAAGATTGTTCAGTAGCAGTTCAAGGAGATACTTGTGTTGTTGCTGTAGATCCAAATACAACTTTAAATGAATCATTAAAGAATCAAATAGAATCTGCTTGTAAGAATACAGATGCTAATATAGATAAAGTAGTTATCTCTCAAGACAATAATGTCTACGATCAATTGAGACGATTAGGCCAGAATGTTGGAGCAGGACAACCTATAAAAGATATTAACACTGAAATTCAGAATATATTCAATAGATTAGCTCCTAGAAGATAAATAAAAAACAGTCTAAGTTTTACTTAGACTGTTTTTTTATTTTAATATAGAATCTAAAACTTTATTTAACATTTTTAAGTAACCGGCCTTTTTAACTTCTTTATTTGATACTAAATTGGATTTCATAATAATCTTTTTATCTTTATATATTTGAACCTCTCCTATTTTTTGTCCTTTCTTAATAGGAAATTTAAAATTCTCGTCTATAACTATTTTTTGTTTGAAATCTTTTTTATCTCCCTTTTTATTCAAATAATAAAGAGGTTGTTCACATGTAAGTTCTATATTCTCAGGATCTGCTTTTTCTAACTTAACTTTTTTCACTACTTGACCTTGATCGTATATTTTTACAGTTTCATAATTAGCAAATCCATAATTTAATAAAGATGATGCTTCACTAAATCTTTCCTTAGATGAAGGTGCTCCTAAAACCACAGCTATTAAAGTCAAATCGTCTCTAGTTGCTGATGCTGATAGACAAAATCTAGCTTCATTTGTAAATCCAGTTTTTATTCCATTAGCTCCTTTATAAAATCTTACAAGCTTATTAGTGTTTACAAGACCTATTTTCTTTTGTTTTTTACCAACTACAATTTCATCCATCCATATTTTTAAATATTTATGAATATCCTTATACTTTATTAGCTCCTTTGACATCAATGATATATCATAAGCGCTTGTATAATGATCTTCTACAGGTAATCCGTTAGTATTTACAAAATGTGTATCCTTCATTCCTAATTCTTGTGCTTTTTCATTCATCTTCTTTACAAATGCTTCTTCACTTCCATAAATGTATTCTGCCATGGCTACACATCCATCATTAGCAGATGCAACAGCTATACCTTTAAGTAATTGATCAACCGTTTTGACTTCTCCAGGTTCTAGAAATAATTGGCTACCTCCCATACTAGATGCATTTTCACTTATAGTGACTTGATCATCTAATTTTATTCTTCCTTCACTTAAAGCTTCCATGGTAAGTAGCATACTCATTATCTTTGTAACACTGGCTGGAGGTAATTTTTCATGCGAATTTTTTTCATATAGAATGGTTCCGCTATTTGCATCTATTAATATAGCAGATTTTGAACTTAATTTCATATCTTCATTTGCAAATGAAGTAAATGAAGATATAATCATTATCATAGTTAAAACTAAACTTAATTTTCTTTTCATTCTTTCACCTCATCTCATTTTAGTTATATTTTGACACTTTAAAAGGTTTATTATACGGTTTACAATTTGGTAAAAAAAAACATAAAAATTCGTCTACTCGCTAACGCGGTGACTCATATCGCCAACGATCCTTACAGGCTCCGTTGCTCAAAATTCACATAGTTCATGGCGCCAACAAGTCTCACGACTCTGTTGCTTAAAAATAGTTGCAAGTATAGCTTTTTCAATAAGTTATCTACAAAACAAAAAATGAAATAATTTATAAATAAAAAAAGATGCAACCGATATAAAATGGTACCTATAGATTGGACACATAAAAAAGAGTGTCTAGTTTATAGGTACTTTTTTGTGTATAATTATCATTGAATATGGAGGCCTTTAGTATGAGTAAAATTACATTTTCAAAAGACAATATTGAAAGATTAAATAAGAACCCTTATGTAAAGCGCGTTAGCGAGAAGTCAATAACATACTCTGACGAGTTTAAAATAATGTTTATTGAGGAGTATTTAAGAGGAAGCACACCACGAACTATTTTCATTGATGCTGGATTTGACGTTGAAATACTTGGTGTCAAGCGCTATGAACAGGCGGCAGCCAGATGGATAAAAGCGTACAAGAAAGATGGAATTATAGGATTAAGTGATACTAGAAGAGTGAATTCAGGCAGACCAAGTAATGCTCCAGTTTCAAAGGACGATATTATTAGCAAACAAGAAGCTAAAATAAAACTGCTTGAGGAACAATTAGAATTGCTAAAAAAGCTCGACGTGACAGAAAGGAGGCTGGTAAACAACTGCGTAAATCTAACAAATAATGAAGTATATGAGTTAATTTTAAAGACTGTGTCTAAAAAAGATTATTCAGGCACAGTTTCTTATTGCTGCTCAATTTTAGGGGTTTCACGTTCAGGTTATTATCATTATTTAAAGACAGCACCTTCTAGAACTATAAGGGAGAATGAAGATTTAAAAGCTAGAGATATTATATTAAAGGCTTATAATTATAGAGGTTATAAGAAAGGTTCTAGATCAATTAAAATGACACTAGAAAATGAGTTTGGTATTATATACAGTAGAAAAAAAATCCAAAGGATTATGCGAAAATACAGTATAGTATGTCCTATAAGAAAAGCCAATCCGTATAGAAGAATAGCCAAAGCGACAAAAGAACATAGAGTAGTACCTAATCTGCTACAGAGAAATTTCAAACAGGGTATTCCTGGCAAGGTGCTACTTACTGATATCACATACATCCCTTACGGGATAAATAAAATGGCATATTTATCAGCTATCAAAGATAGCTCTAGTAACGATATTCTAGCATATCATGTATCTGATCGAATTACTTTAGATATAGCTACAATTACAATTAAAAAATTAGTTAATACACATAAAGCTGATTTACATGATGAAGCTTTTATCCATTCTGACCAAGGGGTCCACTATACAAGCCCTAAATTCCAAAAATTACTAAAAAGCCATAATCTAGGACAATCCATGTCTAGACGTGGTAACTGCTGGGATAATGCACCTCAAGAATCCTTCTTTGGTCATATGAAGGATGAAGTAGATTTCAAAACATGTTCTACACTTGAAGAAGTAATTAATAAAGTTGATAATTACATGGATTACTATAATAATTATAGATGTCAATGGGGATTAAAAAAGATGACTCCTAAACAATTTAGAAATCATCTTTTGAATGCAGCTTAACCCTTTTTTTATAATGTCCTTGACAAAGGGTCCATTTTAATATCGATTGCATCTTTTTTTATTTATAAATTATATATTAAATTTCCATTATTATAGGTAATATCATAGGATTTCTTTTAGTTTTTTCATATAAATAATTCTTAAGTTCATCTTTTATAGCATTTTTTAAATATGCCCATTCTCTTATTTGTTTGTTTTCACATTCAATTAAAGCTTCTCTTACTACAACCTTTGCTTTTTCTATTAAATCTTCTGATTCTCTAACATATACAAATCCTCTTGAAATTATATCCGGACCTGCTATAACTTTTCCATTTTCTTTTGCTATAGTTACAACAACTACCATAAGTCCATCTTCTGATAAGTGTTTTCTATCTCTTAAAACTATATTTCCAACATCTCCAACACCAAGTCCATCTACAAGTATGTTTCCAGAAGGAACATATCCAGCAAGTCTTGCATGACTTTTTCCAAATTCAACAACAGATCCTGTATTAATTGTAAATATATTTTCACTTGGCATTCCCATTGATTTTGCAAGTTCAGCATGTTGCTTTAAATGTCTATATTCTCCATGAACAGGTATAAAGTATTTAGGATTAACTAATCTATGCATAAGCTTTAATTCTTCTTTACACGCATGACCAGAAACATGTATATGCTCTAAATCATCGTATATAACTTGTGCACCCTTTTCAAACAACTGGTTTATCACTCTTGAAACTGTCTTTTCATTTCCTGGTATAGCATGAGCAGAGATTACTACTAAATCTCCTCTTTCAATTTCCATCTTTTTATGCTCTGATGCCGCCATTCTAGAAAGGGCAGACATAGGCTCTCCTTGAGATCCTGTAGTTATTATAACTAATTCATCATGAGCATAATTGTTTATATCATTAAGGTCTATTAATATACCTTCTGGAAGAGTTAAATATCCTAATTCCTTAGCTACATTAACTACATTGACCATAGATCTTCCAGATACAGCTACTTTTTTATTGTACTTATACGCAGAGTTTACTATTTGCTGTACTCTATGTATATTAGAAGCAAAACTTGCAACTATTATTCTTTTTTTAGCTCCTTTGAATATATCATCAAAAGATAAACCAACTGTTTTCTCAGACATTGTAGAACCTGATCTTTCAGCATTAGTTGAGTCAGCTAGCATAACTAGGACTCCTTTTTTGCCAAGCTCTGCTATTCTATGAAAATCCATTACATCTCCATCAATAGGAGTGTAATCTATTTTAAAATCTCCCGTATGGAATATAACCCCTAATTCTGTATGAATAGCTATCGAGCATGCATCCGGTATACTATGAGTAGCTTTTATAAATTCAACTTCCATTAAATTAGTTTTTATTATATCTTTAGGTTTAACTATGTTAAGGTTTACATTATTAAGTCTATGCTCCTTTAATTTCACATCTACAAGCCCTATAGTCAACTTTGTTCCATATACAGGTACATTTAATTTTTTTAACACATAAGGAAGAGCTCCTATATGATCCTCATGTCCGTGAGTTAAAAATATCCCCTTAACTCTGTCTTTATTCTTTAAAAGATAACTAATGTCAGGTATAACTATATCTATACCTAGCATTTCATCTTCAGGAAAACTAAGACCGCAATCTATAACTATTATTTCATCCTTATAGTCAATAGCAGTCATATTTTTTCCTATCTCACTTAATCCCCCAAGAGGAATTATTTTTAACTTGTTCGATTTTCTCATCAATAAAATCATCTCCTTTTATATTTAAATTGTCCGTTTTACCCGTTCATTTTTTAAAATAGGTAATAATAAAAAACGTCCAACTATTACCATAGTACGTATACATTTTATCATACATATATATATATTTAATAGAATAATTTTTTGACAAATTTATTCTATTTTGATATCCTCAAATTAAATCTTATCCAAACTAAGGAGGTTGCCCATGAGAGGCGTAAGTCACTTTGCAATAGGAGTATTAACAGTTGTTGAAACTTCGATATTAATCGACAAACCACTTTCTCCATTAACATTCATGATTTCGTCATTTTGTTCCTTACTTCCAGACATAGATGAATCTCATTCTACAGTTTCTAATTTATTAATAAAAAGTTCATTTTCCAAAGCTATTTATAGATACACCCTTTATTTAATAAATATGATTACTTTTTTTATATTAATATATATAAATAAAAATCTAACTTTTAATTTTATACTCAGCTTTGTTCTTATAGTACTCATAGAAAATAAATTAAAGCATACTACACTTAGAAAATCACTATTTTCTGCTTTATCATTTATACTATGCTTATCTTTATATTATATAAAAGCTCCATTCGCTTTTATTTCATTAACTATATTTATAGGAGTTGCTCCATGGCTAAGACATAGAGGCTTTACTCATAGCTTAATAGGTATTATACTTTTTTATTTTTTATTAAAAGAAATCGAGACAATAATAAACTGCCCACAACTTGCATTATACACCTCAATTAGTTATGCTTCACACATCTTTTTAGGTGATATATTCACTAAAATGGGTATACCTATATTTTATCCAATATCCAATAAAAAAATTTCTCTAGCCCCATTTAAAGTTGGTAGCTTATCTGGTAATATATTTGAATTAGTTTATACATTCGTGTATTTTTTGATAGTCATATGTACATTTAAATATAAGCTTTGATTTTTAAAAACCCCATGGCAAATGCCACGGGGTTTATTTACAGCTATTACACATCCCAAAAAACTTAACATCGTGATCAAATATCTTAAATCCATAATTTTTTTCTATTTGTTCTTCTAACGTTTCAAGTAAATCTTCTTCAACTTCTATTATTTTATTACACTTTTTACATATAAGATGATGATGATTATGTGTTTCGTCATTTAAATTGATTTCGTATCTACAGCAACCGTCATCTAAGTTAAGCTTTGATACAGCGCCTATATCATCTAATAACTGAAGTGTTCTATATACTGTTGCAAGACCAATCTCTGGACACTCAACCTTAACTAAATCATATATTTCTTCACTGTTTAAATGTTTTCCTTCATTTTTTATCATTATATCGACTATAGATCTTCTCTGAGGAGTTAGTTTATAGCCTTCTTCTTTTAATTTAAGTTTTACTATGTCTATATAACTTTCCATATAATCACCTACATTTTCAAATAATAATTCTTTTCATTTAATATTTTATCTGAATATTATGCTTATGTCAAGTTTTATCAATTGATATTTTTTC is drawn from Tepidibacter hydrothermalis and contains these coding sequences:
- a CDS encoding segregation and condensation protein A, giving the protein MGYNVALNFYEGPMDLLYDLIVKHKIDIYDISIFEITKQYLDYLDEMGGMDLEITSDFIIMACRLLEIKSKYLLYKKNEEEEDPRTELMHQLIEYKNFKNASNYLKDRMYLGEGVFYRKKEEIYIEEKMDLSNLNIDMLMKFLPSVVKEIRKEKTENKLDTIYKKPTISIEEKIYYVKNQLDKKGRLLFKDLIKTSDKEEIIVTFLSVLELIKTKNIVVKQEEYLADIIVKKVE
- a CDS encoding site-2 protease family protein — protein: MIDFLIILPGILMAISIHEFGHGYAAYILGDDTAKKSGRLSLNPLKHIDPIGFLMLIIVHFGWAKPVPINSNRFKHKRIGLFLVSIAGVICNIILAIICIYLYKYELRYVNMYALNSIILSAVSINIGFAVFNLLPIPPLDGSKIILSILPNRLHYYYFKYEYIGSIILIVLMFTDNIRIVTSPIYNVINNLINIIL
- a CDS encoding YhcN/YlaJ family sporulation lipoprotein encodes the protein MKKNSKPLVYTVVTVLGLSTFMMGCTNDQAARNVNDRNVGMGSPNYQTTYPNTGYVGNPDSPNYNPNQYRGYVGDTRTPNYNLNQYTGYVGSNRNPKYNPNQYTGYVGNTNNLNDNYQNNISKKSAGLNNTIRSKCNQLKGVKDCSVAVQGDTCVVAVDPNTTLNESLKNQIESACKNTDANIDKVVISQDNNVYDQLRRLGQNVGAGQPIKDINTEIQNIFNRLAPRR
- a CDS encoding D-alanyl-D-alanine carboxypeptidase family protein gives rise to the protein MKRKLSLVLTMIMIISSFTSFANEDMKLSSKSAILIDANSGTILYEKNSHEKLPPASVTKIMSMLLTMEALSEGRIKLDDQVTISENASSMGGSQLFLEPGEVKTVDQLLKGIAVASANDGCVAMAEYIYGSEEAFVKKMNEKAQELGMKDTHFVNTNGLPVEDHYTSAYDISLMSKELIKYKDIHKYLKIWMDEIVVGKKQKKIGLVNTNKLVRFYKGANGIKTGFTNEARFCLSASATRDDLTLIAVVLGAPSSKERFSEASSLLNYGFANYETVKIYDQGQVVKKVKLEKADPENIELTCEQPLYYLNKKGDKKDFKQKIVIDENFKFPIKKGQKIGEVQIYKDKKIIMKSNLVSNKEVKKAGYLKMLNKVLDSILK
- a CDS encoding IS3 family transposase, whose translation is MSKITFSKDNIERLNKNPYVKRVSEKSITYSDEFKIMFIEEYLRGSTPRTIFIDAGFDVEILGVKRYEQAAARWIKAYKKDGIIGLSDTRRVNSGRPSNAPVSKDDIISKQEAKIKLLEEQLELLKKLDVTERRLVNNCVNLTNNEVYELILKTVSKKDYSGTVSYCCSILGVSRSGYYHYLKTAPSRTIRENEDLKARDIILKAYNYRGYKKGSRSIKMTLENEFGIIYSRKKIQRIMRKYSIVCPIRKANPYRRIAKATKEHRVVPNLLQRNFKQGIPGKVLLTDITYIPYGINKMAYLSAIKDSSSNDILAYHVSDRITLDIATITIKKLVNTHKADLHDEAFIHSDQGVHYTSPKFQKLLKSHNLGQSMSRRGNCWDNAPQESFFGHMKDEVDFKTCSTLEEVINKVDNYMDYYNNYRCQWGLKKMTPKQFRNHLLNAA
- a CDS encoding ribonuclease J, whose product is MRKSNKLKIIPLGGLSEIGKNMTAIDYKDEIIVIDCGLSFPEDEMLGIDIVIPDISYLLKNKDRVKGIFLTHGHEDHIGALPYVLKKLNVPVYGTKLTIGLVDVKLKEHRLNNVNLNIVKPKDIIKTNLMEVEFIKATHSIPDACSIAIHTELGVIFHTGDFKIDYTPIDGDVMDFHRIAELGKKGVLVMLADSTNAERSGSTMSEKTVGLSFDDIFKGAKKRIIVASFASNIHRVQQIVNSAYKYNKKVAVSGRSMVNVVNVAKELGYLTLPEGILIDLNDINNYAHDELVIITTGSQGEPMSALSRMAASEHKKMEIERGDLVVISAHAIPGNEKTVSRVINQLFEKGAQVIYDDLEHIHVSGHACKEELKLMHRLVNPKYFIPVHGEYRHLKQHAELAKSMGMPSENIFTINTGSVVEFGKSHARLAGYVPSGNILVDGLGVGDVGNIVLRDRKHLSEDGLMVVVVTIAKENGKVIAGPDIISRGFVYVRESEDLIEKAKVVVREALIECENKQIREWAYLKNAIKDELKNYLYEKTKRNPMILPIIMEI
- a CDS encoding metal-dependent hydrolase, whose translation is MRGVSHFAIGVLTVVETSILIDKPLSPLTFMISSFCSLLPDIDESHSTVSNLLIKSSFSKAIYRYTLYLINMITFFILIYINKNLTFNFILSFVLIVLIENKLKHTTLRKSLFSALSFILCLSLYYIKAPFAFISLTIFIGVAPWLRHRGFTHSLIGIILFYFLLKEIETIINCPQLALYTSISYASHIFLGDIFTKMGIPIFYPISNKKISLAPFKVGSLSGNIFELVYTFVYFLIVICTFKYKL
- a CDS encoding Fur family transcriptional regulator: MESYIDIVKLKLKEEGYKLTPQRRSIVDIMIKNEGKHLNSEEIYDLVKVECPEIGLATVYRTLQLLDDIGAVSKLNLDDGCCRYEINLNDETHNHHHLICKKCNKIIEVEEDLLETLEEQIEKNYGFKIFDHDVKFFGMCNSCK